In Patagioenas fasciata isolate bPatFas1 chromosome 2, bPatFas1.hap1, whole genome shotgun sequence, a single window of DNA contains:
- the LOC136097601 gene encoding patched domain-containing protein 3-like, whose amino-acid sequence MAEPPHPAERCSCRNTNCLERPLRRLFRGLGGAVAAWPWPFVLLPLLLSGGLGAGFLFLRQRQANDIEEQFTPTWGPAKADRDFVQRFFPTNDSERFSAARLPTEGTYAAFIAVAAGNGSVLAPAAQRDVLQLDAVMRAREYEQFCAVSNGTCAIPNLLQYDGASLENLTFPFSGGFFLGTVLGGVQTDPGGRVLSARALRLLYYLREDGPAAAGSRRWLEEFLGDMPMQLEALGITAIQVTYFTSLSRQQEFEGNTKSVIPLFSITYFLTITFSIVSCLRLSCIRNNVWLACCGVVSAGLAVLSSFGLLLFCGVPFVVTVASAPFLILGVGVDDMFIMIACWEQSSRKEGKSSVKSRLAETYAEAALSVTITTLTDVLAFFIGTWTSFPSVRSFCLYTGTAFVFCYIYTMTFFGAIIVLNHKREQGNRHWLTCMPVRDKDRAEASCLYNACCIGKCSGESPQPESEHPMSIFFKKYYGPFFTNKWIKLLVVLLYGAYLGGSVYGCTQIREGIDLRNLASDDSYVIPYYDDSDKYFSVYGPRVMVVITESVDYWNETVRLDIENCMQNLEDISYVDKNLSESWLRVYTGLANATMININGQTVFINNLPMLFQIVPSFEWDINKTQDKIEASRFFIQTVNVTSAIDEKNLLSELRETAKQCSVPLMVYHPAFIYYDQYLVIVQNTIQNIIVATGAMLIVSLLLVPNPLCCLWVTFAVASVIVGVAGFMTFWNVNLDSISMINLVICIGFSVDFSAHISYAFVTSGESSANKRAIEALSLLGYPVLQGAVSTILGVVVLAAAKTYIFRTFFKIMFLVILFGLLHGLVFIPVFLTFFGNFGRSPQDTKPKAPEFRLSNIKVCARKSYM is encoded by the exons ATGGCGGAGCCGCCGCATCCCGCCGAGCGCTGCTCCTGCCGCAACACTAACTGCCTGGAGCGGCCGCTCAGGCGGCTCTTCCGGGGGCTGGGAGGCGCCGTGGCCGCCTGGCCCTGGCCCTtcgtgctgctgccgctgctgctgtcgGGCGGGCTGGGCGCCGGATTCCTGTTCCTGCGGCAGCGGCAGGCGAACGACATCGAGGAGCAGTTCACGCCGACGTGGGGGCCCGCCAAGGCCGACCGCGACTTCGTGCAGCGGTTCTTCCCCACCAACGACTCGGAGCGCTTCTCCGCCGCGCGCCTGCCCACCGAGGGCACCTACGCCGCCTTCATCGCCGTGGCGGCGGGGAACGGCTCGGTCCTGGCCCCGGCGGCGCAGCGCGACGTGCTGCAGCTGGACGCGGTGATGCGCGCCCGCGAGTACGAGCAGTTCTGCGCTGTCAGCAACGGCACCTGCGCCATCCCCAACCTGCTGCAGTACGATGGGGCGTCCCTGGAGAACCTCACCTTCCCCTTCAGCGGCGGCTTCTTCCTGGGAACCGTTCTGGGCGGCGTGCAGACGGACCCCGGCGGGCGGGTGCTGTCGGCGCGGGCGCTGAGGCTGCTGTATTACCTGCGGGAGGAcggccccgcggcggcggggAGCCGGCGCTGGCTGGAGGAGTTCTTGGGGGACATGCCGATGCAGCTGGAGGCGCTGGGCATCACCGCTATTCAG GTGACTTACTTTACCTCGCTGTccagacaacaggagtttgaaggAAATACCAAGAGTGTGATCCCACTCTTTTCCATAACGTATTTCTTGACAATAACCTTTTCAATCGTCTCTTGTCTAAG actgaGCTGTATAAGAAATAATGTCTGGCTTGCATGCTGTGGAGTGGTCTCTGCCGGTTTAGCTGTATTAAGCAGTTTTGGATTGCTGCTCTTCTGTGGAGTCCCGTTTGTGGTCACTGTAGCAAGCGCGCCATTTCTTATCCTGG GAGTTGGTGTTGATGACATGTTCATCATGATCGCTTGCTGGGAACAAAGCTCAAGAAAAGAAGGTAAATCAAGTGTTAAGTCTCGTCTGGCTGAGACCTACGCCGAAGCAGCACTTTCTGTGACCATCACCACTCTTACAGATGTTTTGGCTTTCTTCATTGGCACCTGGACTTCCTTTCCATCAGTGAGATCATTTTGCCTCTACACAGGCACTGCTTTTGTCTTCTGCTATATATATACCATGACCTTCTTTGGGGCAATTATTGTATTAAATCATAAAAGGGAGCAAGGAAACCGACACTGGCTAACTTGTATGCCTGTGAGAGATAAAGATCGGGCTGAGGCGTCTTGCTTGTACAATGCTTGCTGTATAGGCAAGTGTTCTGGGGAGTCACCTCAGCCAGAAAGTGAACATCCAATGAGCATATTCTTTAAGAAGTATTATGGTCCTTTTTTTACAAATAAATGGATCAAGCTACTTGTGGTGTTGCTGTACGGAGCATACTTGGGTGGCAGTGTTTATGGATGTACTCAGATCAGGGAAGGCATTGATCTTCGAAATCTGGCGAGTGATGACTCTTATGTTATTCCATACTATGATGACTCTGACAAATACTTCTCAGTATATGGACCCAGGGTCATGGTTGTCATTACAGAAAGTGTGGATTACTGGAATGAGACTGTTCGTCTTGACATTGAGAACTGCATGCAGAATTTAGAGGACATTTCCTATGTAGATAAGAACCTCTCAGAGTCATGGCTGAGAGTTTACACAGGACTTGCAAATGCTACTATGATAAATATAAACGGTCAGACTGTCTTCATTAATAACTTACCTATGCTGTTCCAAATCGTTCCTAGTTTTGAGTGGGACATTAACAAGACTCAGGATAAAATAGAAGCTTCACGTTTCTTTATCCAGACAGTGAACGTAACCTCAGCCATTGATGAGAAGAATCTTCTCAGTGAGTTGAGAGAGACAGCCAAGCAGTGCAGTGTTCCATTAATGGTGTATCACCCAGCATTCATCTACTACGATCAGTACCTGGTCATAGTGCAGAACACCATTCAGAATATCATCGTGGCCACTGGGGCAATGCTCATTGTCTCCCTTTTGCTTGTCCCCAACCCCTTGTGTTGCTTGTGGGTGACTTTTGCTGTAGCTTCTGTTATAGTTGGTGTTGCTGGTTTCATGACATTTTGGAACGTCAATCTAGATTCCATATCCATGATCAACCTGGTCATTTGCATAGGGTTTTCAGTAGATTTTTCTGCTCATATTTCGTATGCCTTTGTGACAAGTGGAGAGTCCTCAGCCAATAAAAGGGCAATTGAAGCTCTGTCCTTGCTAGGTTACCCGGTATTACAAGGGGCAGTTTCTACTATATTAGGAGTAGTTGTCCTGGCTGCAGCAAAAACCTACATTTTTAGGACATTTTTCAAGATCATGTTCCTTGTTATCTTATTTGGGCTTCTTCATGGTCTTGTTTTTATTCCAGTGTTTTTAACCTTTTTTGGCAACTTTGGCAGATCACCCCAAGATACCAAACCTAAGGCACCAGAGTTTCGGTTGTCAAATATTAAAGTCTGTGCAAGAAAAAGTTATATGTAA